One region of Triticum aestivum cultivar Chinese Spring chromosome 6B, IWGSC CS RefSeq v2.1, whole genome shotgun sequence genomic DNA includes:
- the LOC123134723 gene encoding 18.6 kDa class III heat shock protein: MAELLFAPAVAGLVHLPEVLERLAAADADHRDHAHHHTAHGHGHGHPRAQIGGVGGGAPVDIVETPAEYAFLLDVPGLSKSDIQVTLEEDNVLVMKSASNGGGGANGKRKREEEEADCRYIRLERRASPRSFVRKFRLPEDADAGAVAARCENGVLTVTVKKQPPPEKKTKSVQVAIA, from the exons ATGGCCGAGCTGCTGTTCGCCCCCGCCGTGGCCGGCCTCGTCCACCTGCCGGAGGTGCTCGAGCGCCTCGCCGCTGCGGACGCCGACCACCGCGACCACGCCCACCACCACACCGcccacgggcacgggcacggccaCCCCCGCGCGCAGATCGggggcgtgggcggcggcgcgcCCGTGGACATCGTGGAGACCCCCGCCGAGTACGCCTTCCTGCTCGACGTCCCCGGCCTCTCCAAGTCCGACATCCAG GTGACTCTGGAGGAGGACAACGTGCTGGTGATGAAGAGCGccagcaacggcggcggcggcgccaacgGGAAACggaagcgggaggaggaggaggcggactgccGCTACATCCGGCTGGAGCGCCGCGCGTCGCCGCGGTCGTTCGTGCGCAAGTTCCGGCTGCCGGAGGACGCGGATGCGGGCGCCGTGGCCGCGCGCTGCGAGAACGGCGTGCTCACCGTCACCGTCAAGAAGCAGCCGCcgccggagaagaagaccaagtccgtcCAGGTCGCCATCGCCTGA
- the LOC123139522 gene encoding uncharacterized protein, which yields MVLLSFRPGRDPAQLAGVGNGGARGCRLLLGGVAKASSCLGKNFLVKYSFAKVSTHDGFEEAIQSIDLSEGTVNITWTLERRSRRTDGYRGDPQQVCFPSRRPRALQVTLTGDNVLVMKSTNGKRKWEEEEGDCCYIWLELRASPRLFVRKFRLPKYADAGAVVARCENDVLTVTVKKQQPPEKKIKSVQVAIA from the exons ATGGTATTGCTCAGCTTTAGGCCAGGGAGAGATCCTGCTCAGCTTGCTGGTGTTGGCAACGGCGGCGCCCGCGGGTGTCGCTTACTTCTTGGAGGCGTGGCCAAGGCCTCCAGTT GCTTG GGCAAGAATTTTCTTGTCAAATATTCGTTCGCCAAGGTTTCAACACATGATGGTTTTGAAGAAGCCATCCAATCCATTGATCTTTCCGAA GGAACGGTCAATATCACATGGACGTTGGAGCGCCGGTCGCGGCGCACTGATGGATATCGTGGAGACCCTCAGCAAGTATGTTTTCCTTCTAGACGTCCTCGAGCTCTCCAA GTGACTCTGACAGGGGACAACGTGCTGGTGATGAAGAGCACCAACGGGAAGAGAAAGTGGGAGGAAGAGGAGGGTGACTGCTGCTACATCTGGCTGGAGCTCCGCGCGTCACCAAGGTTGTTCGTGCGCAAGTTCCGGCTGCCAAAGTACGCGGACGCGGGTGCCGTGGTCGCGCGCTGCGAGAACGATGTGCTCACCGTCACCGTCAAGAAGCAGCAGCCACCAGAGAAGAAGATCAAGTCCGTCCAGGTCGCCATCGCCTGA